AGGCACAGGCATCGCTCGATCGCGCTGAGGACTACTACCGTCGCAAACAGTGGAAACCAGTCGAGACCGCGGCCCGCGACGCCGCCCAGAATGCCGAAGACGCACGCGTCATCGCATTGCGACGACGCGAGCAGAAGTCAATTGCCGAGGCGCAGGAACGTGAGCGGCAGCGAACGGACGAAGCTCGCGCGCGCGCCACCGCTGCTGAGGCCGAACAGCAGCGCGAGGCGGAACAACGTGCTCGCGCCGAGGAGGATCGCCGAGCTGCTGAAGCTGCGCGTCAACAGGCGGAGTCGGCACAGCAGCAGGCCGAGCAGGCACGTCAGGCAGCTCTGACGGCGCAGCAGCAAGCGGAGGCTCAGCGACTTGCCGCCGAGCAACAGGCTCAGCAAGCGCAGCAACAGACGCAACAAGCTCAACAGCAGGCACAACAGGCAGAGCAGGAGAAAGAGGCTTTGCGTCAGCGCCTGCAACAACAACTCAACACGATCCTGCAAACGCGGGACACAGCTCGTGGATTGATCGTGAACATGTCCGACGTGCTTTTTGACACAAACCGCTACACGCTCAAACCAGGGGCAAGAGAGAAACTGGCGAAGGTCTCAGGAATTCTGCTCGCGTATCCAGGGCTGAAAGTGCAAGTGGAAGGCTACACCGACAGCACCGGCACTCCAGATTACAACCAGCATCTCTCAGAGCAGCGCGCTATGACAGTTCGTGATTATCTCGTTGGACAAGGCATAAACATGAACAGCGTCACGGCCCAGGGATTCGGCCCGAACGAGCCGGTGGCGAGCAATGCCACTGCCGCCGGTCGCCAGCAGAATCGCCGCGTGCAGATGGTCGTCTCCGGCGAGCCAATCGGCGAGGTCGCCTCGGCGCAAGGCATGCCTTCGAACGGTGCTGCCGATCAGCAATATCAAAATCAGCAGTACCAAAATCAGGCGCCTGTGTCACAGCCGTCTCATCAACAACTGCAGACCCAACCCTCGCAGATGCCGCAACAGCAACAGCCAACAGTTCCACGGTGAAGTGAAGCTAGTGAATGAAAGGCCGGCGCTTCCGCCGGCCTTTGTTGTATTCGGATTTCGCCAGAGACGCATGCTCCGCCTTCGTCAAACCGTATGAGCAGGGACGCTCCTGTAAAATCGAGCGTTTATGCTTCGCTTCTGCACTGCGGGAGAGTCCCACGGAGAGGCGCTGATCTCCGTCATTTCCGGCGTTCCTGCCGGCGTCGAGATTGATCAAGAGTTCGTCAATCGCGAGCTCTGGCGCCGCCAGCAGGGCTACGGCCGTGGTGGACGCATGCGCATCGAGCGCGACACTGCGCACTTCATCTCTGGTGTTCGCCACGGAAAAACAATTGGCTCGCCGATTTCCCTACGCATCGAAAATCGCGATTGGAAGAATTGGGAGGAGGCTCTGCCGGTGAATGCCGGAGACCCGGCAAAGCACAAGCGGGTAGCCTCTCCCCGCCCCGGACATGCCGATCTCGCCGGAGCATTGAAGTACAACCTGCCGGAAGCGCGCTACGTCCTCGAAAGAGCATCCGCCCGGGAGTCGGCGGCTCGCGTGGCGATTGGTGCCGTGGCCAAGCTGCTGCTGAGAACGATCGAAGTGGAAGTTCTCAGTCATGTCATCGCGGTCGGCAAGGCTGCATGTGACGGCGCTCCGGAATGGGCACAGATGCGAGCCTTGCTGCAGAAGGAAGACGTCCTGCTAAGCTGCATCGATCCTGAAGTGGAACAGAGGATGAAGGCGGAAGTAGATCAGGCGCTGCGCACAGGTGATTCTGTCGGTGGGATCTTCGAAGTGATCGGACATCACGTGCCTCCCGGTCTGGGCACTTACGCCAATTGGGACGAACGCCTCGACGCGCAGCTTGCCGCAGCCGTGATGTCATTGCAGGCGGTCAAAGCGGTGGAGATCGGACGCGGAGTGCACGCGGCGGTCTCTTTCGGATCGCAGGTCCATGATGCCATTGGCTATTCGCCAGAGCAGAACGATAAAAACGGAGACGAGCACTTCACACGCTTCACCCGCGCGCAGAACAACGCCGGAGGCATCGAAGGCGGCATCTCTAACGGCGAAGACATCGTGGTGCGAGGATACTTGAAGCCAATCTCAACCTTGCGCCGTCCATTGGAATCTGTTGATTTCGCTACGCGCGAGCCCGTAAAGGCCGCTTATGAGCGCTCCGACGTCTGCGTGGTGCCCGCCGCCGGCGTTGCCGGCGAAGCCATGGTCGCGCTCACCCTGGCGCGTTGTGCTCTGGAGAAGTTTGGCGGGGATTCCGTAATGGAACTTGAGAGGAATTACAAATCATATTGCAAACAGATCGCGGAGTACTGAGCCGACACGCAGAATGATCTATCCCATCGTGAAGTATGGCGATCCCGTTTTGGACAAACCAGCTGCCATAGTCAGCGTTTTTGATGATGAGCTGAAGAAGCTTGTCGAGGACATGTTCGAATCGATGTACGGCGCGCACGGCGTAGGCTTGGCGGCCCCGCAGATCGGTATTTCCAAACGAATTGCGGTCATCGACTGCTCTTTCAAAGAGGATCGAAACGCGAAGATGGTAATCATCAATCCCGAAATCCTGAAGAAGGAAGGCAAGCAGACGCACAGTGAGGGATGCCTGAGCCTGCCTGACTTCCGCGAGAACGTCACACGCGCAATGAAGTGCACGGTTCGCGCGCAGGACGTGGAAGGAAAATGGTTCGAGTCCGAAGGAGAAGAGCTGCTCGCTCGGGCCATGCAGCACGAAACAGATCATCTCAATGGAAAGCTATTTATCTCGCATATCAGTGCATTAAAGCGGGATCTAATCAAGCGCAAGATAAAAAAGCTCCATAAGCTTGGCGAATGGTAGTCCTTGAACGTAGGACCCGCAGTGTCTCTCCCGATTCAGATCTGCCGAATTTTTCTTGGAAATGGCGCAACTTTTTGCCCGCTGGCATTGTGAGCATAGACGATGAGTAAAACCTTCCTCTAGCCTTGCTGAGCCAGCAGCCAACCATTATGTGGTGCTGCAACTGGTTGAAAGCAGTCGAACTATCCCAAGCTGCTGCCACATGCTTTGGTAAGCGACTTGCCCTTTATCTGGGACGTGCATACGAGAGTCGCTATGAACCCAGCAAGGAAGCTTGTAACTCAAAACCAGCGAAAACCGGGAGAAGCGGTTCCCGAATCAGGCATTTACGACGTGCTGCATAGCCACTGCACGTCGGATGTGCGTCAGGCTACGTTTGTCGCGGGTCAGCAGTTCCCACCTTGCCGCGTCTGCGGATCAAGGGTGCGTTTTCAGCTCAAGCAGGCGATTCCCCACATTTCTGAAGACCGAGATTTCAAGTAACTAACTTAGGCACCCATCTTGGTGCAGAGTTCCCGTACTGCACTTCGATCACTCGGCGAGAGGCGAAGAAACTCGAATCCATGACGCATCCCGTTTCGGTACCGGAGGCGGGCGTTCACATTGATTTCCTCTCGGACCCGTGCGCCGGGAAAACGCAAGGTCACGCTCTTTCGCGGATATCGGAGGCCCTTGTCGATCATGACGCCCAGTCCGCCTTCGCTCAAAGTCGTAGCATGCCCGCGTACTAAGATCGGATTTCTGGAGTGGCGCGCCTCGACGAGGATAATAGGAAGATTGACCTCAATCCTTCGAAACGCGCGTACGCTATCGAATTCTTTGAGTTTTGTTACGGGACCGAGGTCCAGCGGTCCGGCGAGATCCCAGTCGTGATGAACGTGCTCGGTTTCTCGCAGGAGCTCATATTGGACAGCTCCCTTGCAAGAGCGGCAAATTGGAAACTCTTCTCCTCGCACCACGATCGCTTCGTGCGGAAGACGGTGCCGGCCTGAATGCTTGACCAGGTAGACACCGCTTGCAGGCGCAAGCTCACCCGGACGGCAGATCACCTTTTGGGAAAAATCGGCAGCCACAAACCCTCAAATTTACAAGCCAGCCATCAGTCAAAGCGAACCAGGGAGAGACCTCGGCCAGAGGAAACTTCCAAGCATCAGCTTGTGCTGCCTTCTCACAATAATTACCACGAACTCTGTATAACGGCTATGTTAGTGAGAGCAGCAGGGGCGCGGGTCGCCTATGGGTGGCCAGGACCAAAACATCTGAGTTTCAGATGAGCGCATTCGTACTGAAATTTATTTTTGTGTCGACTTACGCCATCAATAAAACAAATATTTCCGCCACTTGGAATCCGAACGCCCGATCATTCTCATGATGTGTCGACTGGTGTGCAGGCTGAAGGCACGCGGCTCGCGCAGCAATCGCATGTTGATCTCACCAAGTAGATGATTGCCTTTGCGATGATTACAGGGATGGCAACACGCGACGAGGTTTTCCCATGTGGAAACTCCACCGCGCGAGCGGGGGATAACGTGGTCCAGCGTCAACTCTGCGGATGAGAGAACAACTCCGCAGTACTGGCAGGTATTGCGGTCGCGGAGAAGGATATTCTTTCGAGAAAGAGCTCGGGTTTGATGCGGAATGCGACGATACTCGAGCAGCCGGATCACCGAAGGCAGGCGAATCGCCAGTCTCGCCGAGTGCAGATAGTGCCCGTTCTCTTCCTCGGTGATTGCAACTCCTTTCAGAACCAACACGAGCGCTCGCCGGGCGGCACAAATGTTGATCGGCTCATAAGAGGCGTTGAGCACAAGCACAGGGGAGTGCATCGGCAGACGTGCCGGTTCGTTCGGCTCGACCATCGTCGCCTGCGTTATCATCACGCGCGGCGCATGGTGCGAGCCTGAGTGACGATGCGATAGATTGTGTCTCGACATGCCCTTTGTCTCTACCCAGCAGCCGCCTCTACCATAGTAGCTGCCTGTCTCTCCTGTTTTGAAACTCGTTGCAGAGCGATCTTCGCAATCTCTCGATAAACTCTGGCCACTGTTGCCACGGCGATCTGCCGCGCTCCGGCGGCGCGCAGCACGCGTGCACACTCATTCAAGGTTGTGCCCGTCGTATACACGTCATCAACGATCACGACGTTCTTGTCCTTCACTCTCGCCGGAGCGGCGACTGCAAACGCTCCACGCACGTTCTCGCGACGTTGATGACTGGTCAATCCCGTCTGCGAAGTCGTCGCCCGCATACGGCGTAGATTTCCGGTATGCAGCTCAAATCGAGAGCGATCCAAGTGCTTCAGCGCAGCGCGCGCGACCAGCTCTGCTTGATTAAATCCTCGCTGACGACCTTTGCTTTGATGCAGCGGCACAGGAATGACCAACACCGCGTGATCATCGACGAACTCATTTCGTCTCAACGCCTGCGCCAACTTCAAACCCAGCACAGTAGCTGCAGGACGGAGTTGCTCGTACTTAAGTAGATGCACGAGACGCCGTAGAGCGCCGTCATAGCTGCCAAATGAGATTGCGAAATCGAATCGGGGATGTGCGCGTTGGCACATTCCACAAAGCAGCTCAGCTCCCGCCGGACGCGATCCGAGCGCCTCGCCACAAACGGAACAGGCGGTTACATCAGCGGGTGCCAGCGAATTCAGACAGTCATGGCACACCGGAATTCTAGATACTTGGGTAAGAGGGTGATTGCAGATCCGGCAATCTGAAGGAATAAAGACGGCCGCAACCCCGTCCAGGGCGATACGCAGCTGCCGCCACGCCGCCTCAATCCACAAGCGAGCTCGCAGTTCGCTCACGCGAATTGCAGTGCGCTCCGGAGCTAGGTCACCGCTACTGCTGAAGACGACCCTCCAGGTCTCCAGTACGATCCGCAGAGGCGGATGTTACCGGCCTCGCAAATACAAGCTTGATCCCGCTGGACGGGATAGATAGCTGAGTACATGAACAGTATAACCGCACAAGCAAGAGGGCAGTATGAACATACTGACATGAACTAATGGGTTAATGGGAGGATCGGGTGATCAAGCAATCGGGTGATCGGGTCATCGGATGAAGTAAACAGCAGCTTTCGGCATTCGGCCGGAATCACGTAAGTAAAGAAGAAGGGCGCAACCGTTGGTCGCGCCCTTCTATGTGCTCGCAGCTTCGAAGCTTGCCTATTCCCTCACGCCATCCATAAACGCTCGCAACTTCCTCGAGCGGGAGGGATGACGCAGCTTCCTCAGCGCTTTGGCTTCGATTTGGCGGATGCGTTCGCGCGTGACTGCGAATGACTGTCCGACTTCTTCGAGCGTATGCTCGGAGCCGTCTTCGAGCCCGAAACGCATCTTGATCACCTTCTCCTCGCGAGGAGTAAGCGTGCGCAGCACGTGCGCCGTTTGCTCCTTGAGGTTCACGTTGATCACGGCTTCCGCGGGTGAAACCACACCGCGATCTTCGATGAAGTCGCCAAGATGCGAATCTTCTTCCTCGCCGATTGGAGTCTCGAGCGAGATCGGCTCCTGCGCGATCTTCAACACTTTGCGGACCTTCGCGACAGGAATGTCCATCCGCTTGGCGATCTCTTCCGAGGTTGGCTCGCGACCGAGTTCCTGCACGAGCTGACGCGAAGTTCGAATCAACTTATTGATGGTCTCGATCATGTGCACCGGAATACGGATGGTGCGGGCCTGATCGGCAATCGCGCGCGTGATCGCCTGGCGAATCCACCAAGTCGCATAGGTCGAGAATTTGTAGCCGCGACGATACTCGAACTTGTCCACCGCCTTCATCAGGCCGATGTTGCCTTCTTGAATCAGGTCGAGGAACTGTAGTCCGCGATTGGTGTACTTTTTCGCGATCGAAACCACTAGTCGCAGGTTCGCCTCGATGAGTTCGCGCTTGGCGTACTCGGCATCAATATCGCCCTGCGTGATCTCGCGTTGCGTGCGCTTCAGCTCGATGAAAGTGAGGCCTGACTCCTGCTCCATCTTCTCGAGGTCGGCTTTGCAGTTGCGCTGTTGCCTGCGGTATTCCTTCTTGAGCTCTTCAGAGCGGGTGGAATCGACCTTCTTTTCCAAGTTATGGAATTGGCGGTCGAGCGAACGCATCTGCTCGGAGATGTGTCCGACCCGATCAATCAACTTCTTGCGTTGCGAGTTCGTGTAACGCAGTTCGCGAATAATCCGCGATACCATCACCTTCTCGCGCCCGAGTGACCAGCGCGTCCGGCGATACTCTCCAGGACGTTTCTTTTTATCCACGTTGGCGAGCTTCTCTTCGAGCTGCTCGGCCTTT
The sequence above is a segment of the Acidobacteriota bacterium genome. Coding sequences within it:
- a CDS encoding RNA polymerase sigma factor RpoD produces the protein MALNDKFDDIQKLIDAGKEKGYLTYGEVNDLIPHDVHSPDDLDDLLTTIGTQGIDVLDGSKMPSSDLKDKFEDMEAGEDVELDLTPGTLEKTNDPVRMYLREMGTVPLLTREGEVEIAKRIERGQLRVLKAISRSPIVINEVLAIGEDLKRGVRSIKEVVIFDEEEITDEIVEARIKATTHRIDEIHKHFKKAEQLEEKLANVDKKKRPGEYRRTRWSLGREKVMVSRIIRELRYTNSQRKKLIDRVGHISEQMRSLDRQFHNLEKKVDSTRSEELKKEYRRQQRNCKADLEKMEQESGLTFIELKRTQREITQGDIDAEYAKRELIEANLRLVVSIAKKYTNRGLQFLDLIQEGNIGLMKAVDKFEYRRGYKFSTYATWWIRQAITRAIADQARTIRIPVHMIETINKLIRTSRQLVQELGREPTSEEIAKRMDIPVAKVRKVLKIAQEPISLETPIGEEEDSHLGDFIEDRGVVSPAEAVINVNLKEQTAHVLRTLTPREEKVIKMRFGLEDGSEHTLEEVGQSFAVTRERIRQIEAKALRKLRHPSRSRKLRAFMDGVRE
- a CDS encoding chorismate synthase, with translation MLRFCTAGESHGEALISVISGVPAGVEIDQEFVNRELWRRQQGYGRGGRMRIERDTAHFISGVRHGKTIGSPISLRIENRDWKNWEEALPVNAGDPAKHKRVASPRPGHADLAGALKYNLPEARYVLERASARESAARVAIGAVAKLLLRTIEVEVLSHVIAVGKAACDGAPEWAQMRALLQKEDVLLSCIDPEVEQRMKAEVDQALRTGDSVGGIFEVIGHHVPPGLGTYANWDERLDAQLAAAVMSLQAVKAVEIGRGVHAAVSFGSQVHDAIGYSPEQNDKNGDEHFTRFTRAQNNAGGIEGGISNGEDIVVRGYLKPISTLRRPLESVDFATREPVKAAYERSDVCVVPAAGVAGEAMVALTLARCALEKFGGDSVMELERNYKSYCKQIAEY
- a CDS encoding amidophosphoribosyltransferase, giving the protein MSELRARLWIEAAWRQLRIALDGVAAVFIPSDCRICNHPLTQVSRIPVCHDCLNSLAPADVTACSVCGEALGSRPAGAELLCGMCQRAHPRFDFAISFGSYDGALRRLVHLLKYEQLRPAATVLGLKLAQALRRNEFVDDHAVLVIPVPLHQSKGRQRGFNQAELVARAALKHLDRSRFELHTGNLRRMRATTSQTGLTSHQRRENVRGAFAVAAPARVKDKNVVIVDDVYTTGTTLNECARVLRAAGARQIAVATVARVYREIAKIALQRVSKQERQAATMVEAAAG
- the def gene encoding peptide deformylase, producing MIYPIVKYGDPVLDKPAAIVSVFDDELKKLVEDMFESMYGAHGVGLAAPQIGISKRIAVIDCSFKEDRNAKMVIINPEILKKEGKQTHSEGCLSLPDFRENVTRAMKCTVRAQDVEGKWFESEGEELLARAMQHETDHLNGKLFISHISALKRDLIKRKIKKLHKLGEW
- a CDS encoding HNH endonuclease, with the protein product MHSPVLVLNASYEPINICAARRALVLVLKGVAITEEENGHYLHSARLAIRLPSVIRLLEYRRIPHQTRALSRKNILLRDRNTCQYCGVVLSSAELTLDHVIPRSRGGVSTWENLVACCHPCNHRKGNHLLGEINMRLLREPRAFSLHTSRHIMRMIGRSDSKWRKYLFY
- a CDS encoding flagellar motor protein MotB, translating into MNFRVPALCLLLSGLVAAQVPNPTSQPPAEQNPNGYAQGTSTTETGETVPLFKVQVVSRTIEAVNYRHLGGETKVGMMGTTLMPQAKGDAHVDSRHGRVVISAKVDKIGPASQFGPEYLTYVMWAITPEGRAQNLGELPLKDDHAQLDVTTDLQTFGLIVTAEPYFSVTQPSDVVVMENRVLPDTKGQISEVTAKYELLPRGQYVKTESARGVQPLAEDVEHDHHKVPLGLLEARNAVRLAQAAEADQYAADSLAKAQASLDRAEDYYRRKQWKPVETAARDAAQNAEDARVIALRRREQKSIAEAQERERQRTDEARARATAAEAEQQREAEQRARAEEDRRAAEAARQQAESAQQQAEQARQAALTAQQQAEAQRLAAEQQAQQAQQQTQQAQQQAQQAEQEKEALRQRLQQQLNTILQTRDTARGLIVNMSDVLFDTNRYTLKPGAREKLAKVSGILLAYPGLKVQVEGYTDSTGTPDYNQHLSEQRAMTVRDYLVGQGINMNSVTAQGFGPNEPVASNATAAGRQQNRRVQMVVSGEPIGEVASAQGMPSNGAADQQYQNQQYQNQAPVSQPSHQQLQTQPSQMPQQQQPTVPR